The proteins below come from a single Torulaspora delbrueckii CBS 1146 chromosome 5, complete genome genomic window:
- the AAP1 gene encoding arginine/alanine aminopeptidase (similar to Saccharomyces cerevisiae AAP1 (YHR047C) and APE2 (YKL157W); ancestral locus Anc_5.285) — translation MSMFTKTLGRLSPRVALSRSMPAVVYGQYQAVVSWTRPASRPFFKESCHKCQKMAESHTVSATTKREVLPTNVVPLHYDLKVEPDFETFKYNGTVKIDLQVNDPKVNNVQLNTIDIDIHSAKIGSYEAKDVSYDKDSQVSTFTFDDKVLSADKKVTLEIDFTGTLNDNMAGFYRAKYEDKATGKTKYMATTQMEPTDARRAFPCFDEPNLKATFDISLVSDKSLTHLSNMDVKSEENLDGNKKLTKFNTTPKMSTYLVAFIVAELKYVENKDFRIPVRVYATPGNEKHGQYAADLTAKTLAFFEKSFGIKYPLPKMDNVAVHEFSAGAMENWGLVTYRVVDLLLDEENSTLDRIQRVAEVVQHELAHQWFGNLVTMDWWEGLWLNEGFATWMSWYSCNAFQPEWKVWEQYVTDTLQHALALDSLRSSHPIEVPVKRADEINQIFDAISYSKGASLLRMISKWLGEDVFVKGVSQYLSKFKYGNAKTEDLWESLSQASGKDVLKVMDIWTKKVGFPVISVKEEGNKVTFTQNRFLSTGDVKKEEDETLYPVFLALATKDGVDNSLVLNERAKTVELKDPSFFKANGAQAGIYITSYSDERWAKLGGQADKLTVEDRTGLVADVKTLSASGYTSTSNFLKLVSQWENEKSFVVWEQIINSISSLKSTWIFEPQEVKDALDTFTRKLVSPRAHSLGWDFSGSDSFAEQRLKVTMFGAAAAARDEKVEKAALEMFDKYIAGDKKAIPALIKPTVFNTVARAGGLENYEKIFNIYNNPISNDEKLAALRTLGRFTDAKLLDRTLSYLFDGTVLNQDIYIPMQGMRAHKEGIEALWSWVQTNWDEVVRRLPPGLSMLGSVVVIGTSGFTSFEAISDIKKFFDKKSTKGFDQSLAQSLDTITSKAQWVNRDRDVVNKYLKNNGFYK, via the exons CGCGAGTAGCGCTGTCACGCTCAATGCCAGCTGTTGTTTACGGCCAGTATCAAGCGGTTGTATCATGGACAAGGCCAGCTTCGAGacctttcttcaaagaatcctGCCACAAATGCCAAAAGATGGCGGAATCCCACAC TGTATCTGCTACTACCAAGAGAGAAGTTCTGCCCACGAATGTGGTGCCCTTGCACtatgatttgaaagtggaACCTGATTTCGAAACTTTCAAGTATAATGGTACCGTCAAGATCGATTTACAGGTAAACGATCCAAAGGTGAACAATGTACAATTGAATACTATTGATATTGATATTCATTCAGCCAAGATAGGGTCTTATGAAGCGAAAGATGTTTCTTATGATAAGGATAGCCAGGTGAGTACGTTTACTTTTGATGACAAAGTGCTTTCTGCTGATAAGAAAGTTACATTGGAGATCGATTTCACCGGAACTTTGAACGATAATATGGCTGGTTTCTATAGAGCCAAATATGAAGATAAAGCCACTGGTAAGACGAAATATATGGCTACTACCCAGATGGAACCTACAGACGCCAGAAGAGCGTTCCCTTGTTTTGATGAGCCTAATTTGAAAGCCACTTTCGATATTAGCTTAGTCTCTGATAAGTCTCTTACACACTTGTCCAACATGGATGTCAAGTCGGAAGAGAATCTCGATGgtaacaagaaattgactAAATTTAACACTACTCCAAAGATGTCTACTTATTTGGTAGCATTCATCGTTGCAGAGTTGAAATACGTTGAGAACAAGGATTTCCGTATCCCAGTGAGAGTTTACGCTACTCCAGGTAACGAAAAGCACGGCCAATATGCTGCAGATTTGACTGCCAAGACTTTGgctttctttgagaaatcaTTTGGTATCAAGTACCCATTGCCAAAGATGGATAACGTGGCAGTGCACGAATTCTCTGCTGGTGCAATGGAAAACTGGGGTTTGGTCACTTACAGAGTCGTTGACTTGCtgttggatgaagaaaactCCACATTGGACCGTATCCAGAGAGTTGCAGAAGTGGTTCAGCACGAACTTGCACACCAATGGTTCGGTAACTTGGTGACCATGGATTGGTGGGAAGGTTTGTGGCTAAACGAAGGTTTCGCCACTTGGATGTCATGGTACTCATGTAACGCTTTCCAACCGGAATGGAAAGTCTGGGAGCAGTACGTCACCGATACTTTGCAACACGCTTTAGCTCTTGATTCTTTGAGATCTTCACACCCAATCGAGGTTCCTGTTAAGAGAGCCGATGAGATcaatcaaatctttgatgcCATTTCTTACTCCAAGGGTGCATCTTTGCTAAGAATGATCTCCAAATGGTTAGGTGAAGATGTATTCGTTAAAGGTGTATCTCAATACTTGAGCAAATTTAAATATGGTAATGCCAAGACCGAAGATCTATGGGAATCACTATCTCAAGCTTCTGGAAAGGATGTCTTGAAAGTCATGGACATATGGACTAAGAAGGTCGGTTTTCCAGTGATCTCtgtcaaggaagaaggtaACAAGGTCACTTTCACTCAAAACCGTTTCTTATCTACTGGCGACGTtaagaaggaggaagacGAGACTTTATACCCTGTCTTCTTGGCATTGGCCACCAAGGACGGTGTTGACAACTCGCTTGTTCTAAATGAAAGAGCTAAGACCGTAgagttgaaagatccaTCTTTCTTTAAAGCCAACGGTGCCCAAGCAGGTATCTACATCACCTCCTACTCTGATGAAAGATGGGCCAAACTGGGTGGTCAAGCTGATAAGTTGACCGTTGAAGATCGTACCGGTCTAGTTGCTGACGTGAAAACTTTGTCTGCTTCGGGTTACACTTCCACtagcaatttcttgaaacttgTTTCTCAATGGGAGAATGAGAAATCATTTGTCGTATGGGAACAAATTATCAATagtatctcttctttgaagtccACCTGGATCTTTGAACCACAAGAAGTTAAGGATGCATTAGATACATTCACCAGAAAATTGGTCTCCCCCAGAGCTCACTCTTTGGGTTGGGATTTCAGTGGTTCCGACTCCTTTGCTGAGCAACGTTTGAAGGTCACCATGTTCGGTGCCGCTGCCGCCGCTAGAGATGAGAAGGTCGAAAAAGCTGCTTTGGAAATGTTTGACAAATACATTGCGGGCGACAAGAAGGCCATCCCAGCTTTGATCAAGCCTACGGTTTTCAACACTGTTGCTAGAGCTGGTGGTCTAGAAAACTACGAAAAGATTTTCAACATTTACAACAACCCTATCTCCAACGATGAAAAACTAGCTGCTCTGAGAACTTTGGGTAGGTTCACGGACGCAAAATTATTGGACAGAACTTTGTCCTATTTGTTCGACGGCACCGTCTTGAACCAAGATATCTACATCCCAATGCAGGGTATGAGAGCCCACAAGGAAGGTATAGAAGCCTTATGGTCGTGGGTTCAAACCAACTGGGATGAAGTCGTTAGGAGACTACCACCTGGTCTATCAATGTTGGGTTCTGTTGTAGTCATCGGCACTTCTGGATTCACCTCCTTCGAAGCCATTAGCGACATCAAGAAGttctttgacaaaaaaTCTACTAAAGGGTTTGACCAAAGTTTGGCTCAATCCCTAGACACAATCACTTCCAAGGCTCAATGGGTTAACAGAGACCGTGATGTTGTCAACAAGTACCTAAAGAACAACGGCTTTTACAAATAG